Proteins from one Streptomyces sp. NBC_00289 genomic window:
- a CDS encoding M15 family metallopeptidase, with amino-acid sequence MTRLSRAVRGLLTALATLLAVTVASPTARAATDTTAPANFVALRTVDPTILQEMRYFTSHNFVGERIDGYLQPLCILTRPAAEALHQAQVKLLREGYSLKVYDCYRPQRAVNHFVRWAEDLDDQVMKSEFYPNVDKTRLFEDGYIAEKSGHSRGSTMDLTIVRLPARPTRPYHPGEPLVPCYASQDQRFPDNSVDMGTGFDCFDTLAHTLDPRVEGRQRDNRLLLKSTLEDLGFVNLAEEWWHYTFKPEPYPDTYFDFPVSSKSLVSTD; translated from the coding sequence ATGACACGACTCTCCCGAGCGGTGCGCGGACTGCTCACCGCGCTCGCCACCCTGCTGGCCGTGACCGTCGCCTCCCCCACCGCCCGGGCGGCGACCGACACCACGGCACCCGCGAACTTCGTGGCGCTGCGAACCGTGGACCCCACCATCCTTCAGGAGATGCGCTACTTCACCTCGCACAACTTCGTCGGCGAGCGCATCGACGGCTACCTGCAGCCCCTCTGCATCCTCACCCGACCCGCCGCCGAGGCCCTCCACCAGGCCCAGGTGAAACTGCTGCGTGAGGGCTACAGCCTCAAGGTGTACGACTGCTACCGGCCCCAACGCGCCGTGAACCACTTCGTCCGCTGGGCCGAGGACCTCGACGACCAGGTCATGAAGAGCGAGTTCTACCCGAACGTCGACAAGACCCGCCTGTTCGAGGACGGTTACATCGCCGAGAAGTCCGGCCACAGCCGCGGCTCGACGATGGACCTCACCATCGTGCGGCTGCCGGCGCGACCGACCCGGCCGTACCACCCCGGAGAGCCCCTCGTACCCTGCTACGCATCCCAGGACCAGCGTTTCCCGGACAACTCCGTCGACATGGGCACCGGCTTCGACTGCTTCGACACCCTCGCGCACACCCTCGACCCGCGCGTCGAGGGCCGGCAGCGGGACAACCGACTGCTGCTCAAAAGCACCCTCGAGGACCTCGGCTTCGTGAACCTGGCCGAGGAGTGGTGGCACTACACCTTCAAACCGGAGCCGTACCCGGACACCTACTTCGACTTCCCCGTGTCCTCGAAGTCGCTGGTCAGCACCGACTGA
- a CDS encoding NUDIX domain-containing protein, whose amino-acid sequence MSETQHSAPNSQPGSHCSSCGAPYGEGASGWPRTCPACHTVAYRNPLPVAVALQPVYDEQGTALVVITRTIAPARGGIALPGGFIDDREDWRQAVVRELKEETGIDVAGRDVRLIDAMSSQDGHLLLFGLLPERPADSLPRSAATDETEGWHLLRRPEELAFPLHTLAARAWFEGRYI is encoded by the coding sequence GTGTCCGAAACTCAGCACTCAGCCCCCAACTCCCAGCCCGGTTCGCACTGTTCCAGCTGCGGCGCCCCCTACGGAGAGGGTGCCTCCGGCTGGCCGCGCACCTGCCCGGCCTGCCACACCGTCGCCTACCGCAACCCGCTCCCGGTCGCGGTGGCCCTCCAGCCCGTGTACGACGAGCAGGGCACCGCCCTCGTCGTCATCACCCGGACCATCGCTCCCGCGCGCGGGGGCATCGCCCTGCCCGGCGGTTTCATCGACGACCGCGAGGACTGGCGGCAGGCGGTCGTACGCGAACTCAAAGAGGAGACAGGCATCGACGTGGCAGGCCGCGACGTGCGGCTCATCGACGCGATGAGCTCGCAGGACGGGCACCTCCTGCTGTTCGGCCTCCTGCCGGAGCGGCCGGCCGACAGCCTGCCCAGGTCCGCCGCCACGGACGAGACGGAGGGCTGGCACCTCCTGCGCAGGCCGGAGGAGCTCGCCTTCCCCCTGCACACCCTGGCCGCACGGGCCTGGTTCGAGGGCCGCTACATCTGA